A genomic segment from Aspergillus puulaauensis MK2 DNA, chromosome 1, nearly complete sequence encodes:
- a CDS encoding alpha/beta hydrolase (CAZy:CE10;~COG:V;~EggNog:ENOG410PKVE;~InterPro:IPR029058,IPR013094;~MEROPS:MER0034548;~PFAM:PF07859;~go_function: GO:0016787 - hydrolase activity [Evidence IEA]) has protein sequence MAGNKDLHELRPGCIFQPLHNSIPSDLLPRFDPVYVEYYNKYNAGRLHTHEVPIEVFRKDPAKYLTAYGRAAGPDVFSITEKTCAVKDGEIKIRIFEPAPIHDEQGRPKKRAVYINFHGGGWVFGNLSTDHDFCKRLVDGLDGHLVVFDVDYRLAPEYRFPTAVEDCWAAFNWVRSQAGDFNLDLNRISVGGPSAGGHLSAVIAHHCRNANIPLALQVLVVPVCDLHSSFTPDGEFDRENSPYDSYREMEFTVALPVARMSYFHKHFLGVPRPAPSEDVSCPW, from the exons ATGGCGGGAAACAAGGACCTGCATGAGCTGCGTCCAGGATGCATATTCCAGCCTCTCCACAACAGCATCCCTTCAGACCTACTCCCACGCTTTGACCCGGTCTACGTAGAGTACTACAACAAATACAATGCCGGTCGGCTGCATACGCATGAGGTGCCGATTGAAGTCTTTCGCAAAGACCCGGCCAAGTACTTGACGGCGTACGGTCGTGCTGCAGGTCCGGATGTTTTCAGCATAACCGAGAAGACGTGCGCGGTTAAAGACGGAGAGATCAAGATTCGTATCTTTGAGCCCGCGCCTATCCATGATGAGCAGGGTCGGCCCAAAAAGAGAGCCGTTTACATCAACTTTCATGGGGGTGGCTGGGTCTTTGGCAATCTTTCGACTGACCATGACTTTTGCAAACGCCTCGTGGATGGACTCGATGGTCACCTGGTAGTGTTTGACGTAGACTATCGGCTTGCGCCTGAGTACAGGTTCCCCACTGCCGTGGAGGACTGCTGGGCCGCCTTCAACTGG GTTAGGTCTCAAGCAGGAGATTTCAATCTCGACTTGAATAGGATATCAGTGGGCGGGCCATCTGCCGGAGGCCATCTTTCCGCGGTAATAGCCCACCACTGTCGAAACGCCAACATTCCGCTTGCGTTGCAGGTTCTTGTGGTGCCTGTCTGCGACTTGCACAGTTCGTTCACGCCAGATGGTGAGTTTGACCGGGAGAATTCTCCGTACGACTCGTATCGGGAGATGGAGTTCACCGTGGCCCTGCCAGTCGCGAGGATGTCATACTTTCATAAGCATTTCCTCGGGGTACCACGACCCGCTCCGTCGGAAGATGTAAGTTGTCCTTGGTAA
- the gup1 gene encoding glucosamine 6-phosphate N-acetyltransferase (COG:M;~EggNog:ENOG410PNHJ;~InterPro:IPR016181,IPR039143,IPR000182;~PFAM:PF13508,PF13673,PF00583;~go_function: GO:0004343 - glucosamine 6-phosphate N-acetyltransferase activity [Evidence IEA];~go_function: GO:0008080 - N-acetyltransferase activity [Evidence IEA];~go_process: GO:0006048 - UDP-N-acetylglucosamine biosynthetic process [Evidence IEA]) produces the protein MPIATQEDQPLFPTTLISPLVSDVLPKGYSIRPVQRSDFHRGYLDVLRVLTTVGDVSEDAWNKRFDWISSRNDEYYLLVIVDEEDNIVATGSLIVERKFIHSLGMVGHIEDIAVEKGQQGKKLGLRVIQALDFVAEKVGCYKTILDCSETNEGFYIKCGFKRAGLEMAHYY, from the exons ATGCCTATCGCGACCCAAGAAGACCAGCCTCTCTTCCCTACTACCCTCATCTCGCCCCTCGTCTCCGACGTCCTTCCGAAAGGGTACTCGATCCGCCCGGTACAACGCTCCGACTTCCACCGGGGCTACCTCGACGTGCTGCGCGTTCTCACAACTGTCGGTGACGTGAGCGAAGATGCCTGGAATAAGCGATTCGACTGGATCTCCTCCCGGAACGACGAGTACTACCTCCTTGTTATCGtagacgaggaagacaataTTGTTGCGACAGGGAGTCTGATTGTTGAACGCAAGTTCATCCACTCCCTGGGGATGGTCGGGCATATTGAAGACattgctgttgagaaggggCAGCAAGGGAAGAAGTTGGGGCTTAGGGTCATCCAGGCGTTGGATTTTGTGGCCGAGAAGGTTGGGTGTTATAAG ACTATCTTGGATTGCTCCGAGACAAACGAAGGGTTCTATATCAAGTGTGGGTTCAAGAGGGCTGGTTTGGAGATGGCTCATTACTATTAG
- the FUM1 gene encoding class II fumarate hydratase (COG:C;~EggNog:ENOG410PIAD;~InterPro:IPR005677,IPR022761,IPR018951,IPR024083, IPR020557,IPR008948,IPR000362;~PFAM:PF00206,PF10415;~go_component: GO:0045239 - tricarboxylic acid cycle enzyme complex [Evidence IEA];~go_function: GO:0003824 - catalytic activity [Evidence IEA];~go_function: GO:0004333 - fumarate hydratase activity [Evidence IEA];~go_function: GO:0016829 - lyase activity [Evidence IEA];~go_process: GO:0006099 - tricarboxylic acid cycle [Evidence IEA];~go_process: GO:0006106 - fumarate metabolic process [Evidence IEA]) — protein sequence MASRTAVRSLSSLPHAVARTSNTSALARTGLTLAARSPASFASQRSLCSNSRHLQQFPRLQSVQSFSNKRSFSSTVTMASGSRTESDAFGEIQVPADKYWGAQTQRSLGNFDINQPQDRMPDAVVKAFGVLKNAAATVNIKYGLDPKIGEAIKQAAGEVAEGKLLDHFPLVVWQTGSGTQSNMNSNEVISNRAIEILGGKMGTKKPVHPNDHVNMSASSNDSFPTAMHIAAVVELENTLLPSLKSLRDALQKKVDNFQHIIKIGRTHLQDATPLTLAQEFSGYVAQLDRNVERVQNSLPHLRQLAQGGTAVGTGLNTFKGFDEAIAAEVSKLTGTEFKTAPNKFEVLAAHDAIVEASGSLNTLAGSLFKIAQDIRYLGSGPRCGLGELILPENEPGSSIMPGKVNPTQCESLTMVCSQVMGNHVAATIGGMNGQFELNVFKPLLIRNLLHSVRILADGMKSFEKNLVAGLEANEPRINTLLHESLMLVTCLNPVIGYDMASKVAKNAHKKGTTLKESAMELKALSEEDFDKHVRPELMLSPKEKK from the exons ATGGCCTCCCGAACCGCGGTGCGCTCATTGAGCTCCCTGCCACATGCGGTCGCTAGAACGTCGAACACCTCCGCATTGGCCCGCACCGGACTGACGTTGGCTGCTCGCTCCCCCGCCTCGTTCGCTAGCCAACGCTCGCTCTGCTCCAACTCCCGTCACCTGCAACAGTTCCCCCGCCTCCAGTCCGTCCAGTCCTTCTCAAACAAGAGATCCTTCAGCTCAACAGTCACAATG GCTTCGGGATCCCGCACCGAGAGCGATGCCTTTGGCGAAATCCAG GTCCCCGCCGATAAGTACTGGGGTGCGCAGACTCAGCG CTCCCTGGGTAACTTCGACATCAACCAGCCTCAGGACCGCATGCCTGATGCCGTTGTCAAGGCTTTCGGTGTCCTGAAGaatgctgctgctactgtGAACATCAAGTATGGTCTTG ACCCTAAGATTGGTGAGGCTATCAAGCAGGCTGCCGGTGAAGTCGCCGAGGGCAAGCTCCTCGACCACTTCCCCCTGGTCGTTTGGCAGACCGGTTCCGGCACTCAGTCCAACATGAACTCGAACGAAGTCATCTCCAACCGTGCCATTGAGATCCTAGGAGGCAAGATGGGCACTAAGAAGCCCGTCCACCCCAACGACCACGTCAATATGTCCGCTTCGTCTAACGACTCGTTCCCCACTGCCATGCATATCGCCGCTGTCGTGGAGCTTGAGAACACTCTCCTTCCTTCCCTGAAGAGTCTCCGTGATGCTCTCCAGAAGAAGGTGGACAACTTCCAGCACATCATCAAGATCGGCCGTACCCATCTCCAGGATGCCACCCCTCTTACCCTCGCCCAGGAATTCTCTGGTTACGTTGCTCAGCTGGACCGCAACGTTGAGCGCGTCCAGAACTCCCTACCCCACCTGCGCCAACTTGCCCAGGGTGGTACCGCCGTCGGTACTGGTCTGAACACCTTCAAGGGCTTCGACGAGGCCATCGCCGCGGAGGTCTCCAAGCTGACCGGCACCGAGTTCAAGACCGCCCCTAACAAGTTCGAGGTTCTTGCTGCCCACGACGCCATCGTCGAGGCCTCTGGTTCTCTTAACACCCTTGCTGGCTCTCTGTTCAAGATCGCGCAGGATATCCGTTACCTCGGATCCGGCCCCCGCTGCGGTCTCGGCGAGCTTATCCTCCCTGAGAATGAGCCCGGTTCTTCCATCATGCCTGGAAAGGTTAACCCTACCCAGTGCGAGTCCTTGACCATGGTATGCTCTCAGGTCATGGGTAACCACGTTGCTGCCACCATTGGCGGTATGAACGGCCAGTTTGAGCTGAATGTGTTCAAGCCCCTTTTGATCCGCAACCTTCTGCACAGCGTTCGCATCCTTGCCGACGGAATGAAGAGCTTCGAGAAAAACCTTGTGGCTGGTCTTGAGGCCAACGAGCCCAGaatcaacaccctcctccacgaGAG TCTGATGCTTGTTACCTGCCTAAACCCCGTCATTGGTTACGACATGGCCTCCAAGGTCGCCAAGAACGCCCACAAGAAGGGCACCACCCTCAAGGAGAGTGCTATGGAGCTCAAGGCACTCAGTGAGGAGGACTTTGACAAGCATGTCCGCCCTGAGCTGATGCTGAGccccaaggagaagaaataG
- a CDS encoding uncharacterized protein (COG:V;~EggNog:ENOG410PKVE;~InterPro:IPR029058,IPR013094;~go_function: GO:0016787 - hydrolase activity [Evidence IEA]), with amino-acid sequence MAPALVFSAEMDPLRDEAEVYADKLRAAGGRVELVRVAGAPHTFGGLDEILESAKKFNKKVIETMQKTFVSQSA; translated from the coding sequence ATGGCGCCGGCTTTGGTCTTCAGTGCCGAAATGGATCCCTTGCGGGACGAAGCCGAAGTATATGCGGACAAGCTGAGAGCGGCAGGCGGACGAGTGGAATTGGTTCGGGTTGCAGGAGCTCCGCACACCTTTGGTGGGTTGGACGAGATTCTTGAATCGGCCAAGAAGTTCAACAAGAAGGTGATCGAGACGATGCAGAAGACATTCGTCTCGCAGTCTGCTTGA
- a CDS encoding uncharacterized protein (COG:S;~EggNog:ENOG410PYXB) produces the protein MAQSAPKRLFTFKFTPKSIIPSFASRYLALRQSPIYPKIKFQCDNRDPNTLWWRVNSIQILGEKRVVRSRATRKVRDAFLYELNARGFDAKGRRLDSSIVSTEGIRGNMRGTVTITILPSSLQGRFPEFRKEMKSKMDELIRQQRNQQSINAGKPKVAKTSAVQKSTYAHTPQPSTRPRKKGKEIV, from the coding sequence ATGGCACAATCCGCGCCCAAGCGTCTATTTACTTTCAAGTTCACACCAAAATCGATTATACCGTCGTTTGCTTCTCGATACCTTGCTCTTCGACAAAGCCCCATCTACCCGAAGATAAAGTTTCAGTGCGATAACCGTGATCCAAATACGCTATGGTGGAGAGTGAACTCTATCCAGATACTTGGTGAAAAAAGGGTGGTCAGATCCCGGGCTACTCGAAAAGTGCGAGATGCATTTCTATATGAGTTGAATGCTCGCGGGTTTGATGCTAAGGGCAGAAGACTGGACTCGAGCATTGTCTCGACTGAAGGAATTCGTGGTAATATGAGAGGAACCGTCACTATTACGATTCTGCCCAGTTCACTCCAGGGGAGATTTCCTGAATTCcggaaggagatgaagtcCAAGATGGATGAATTGATCCGGCAGCAACGAAATCAGCAGTCGATAAACGCTGGAAAGCCGAAAGTTGCAAAGACGAGCGCAGTCCAGAAATCAACGTATGCGCACACCCCACAGCCAAGCACAAGGCCTCGAAAAAAGGGCAAGGAGATTGTCTAA
- a CDS encoding putative aspartate transaminase (COG:E;~EggNog:ENOG410PMJZ;~InterPro:IPR004839,IPR004838,IPR000796,IPR015424, IPR015421,IPR015422;~PFAM:PF00155;~go_function: GO:0003824 - catalytic activity [Evidence IEA];~go_function: GO:0008483 - transaminase activity [Evidence IEA];~go_function: GO:0030170 - pyridoxal phosphate binding [Evidence IEA];~go_process: GO:0006520 - cellular amino acid metabolic process [Evidence IEA];~go_process: GO:0009058 - biosynthetic process [Evidence IEA]): MTVLSVNPVPPDEIFALNRAYIDDDYPQKVNLGVGVYRTSEGQPWPLPVVQEAEKQLAAENNLFRHEYTAIEGDRAFLPIARDLMFGFDSQSTSEEQEATKSRIGTVQTVAGTGANHLGALFLATHMKPKTVWLSNPSWANHLTIWELAGVPRKTYPYYSAATRSFDFDGMMSTLESEAQEGDVVLLHACAHNPTGLDPNKEQWKYIIDLCERKGIFPFFDSAYQGFASGSVDEDAWAVRYVLNEKPQMEMCVAQSFSKNFGLYGQRVGAFHYVLNEGSQDIRDTVVNNLCHLIRGEFSMGPTAGCSLVKKILTSPELTAQWHGDLKVMSSRIISMRKALYDELVRLGTPGTWKHIVEQNGMFSYTGLTPSQVYALKDKYHVYLIKSGRASISGLSPKNVNYVARAIDEVVRNIS, translated from the exons ATGACTGTTCTCAGTGTAAACCCAGTGCCTCCGGATGAGATCTTTGCCCTCAACCGTGCATACATCGACGACGACTACCCACAAAAGGTCAaccttggtgttggtgtttaCCGAACCAGCGAGGGCCAGCCATGGCCTCTACCGGTCgtgcaagaagcagagaagcaACTCGCAGCAGAAAACAACCTCTTTCGCCATGAATATACAGCCATTGAAGGCGACAGGGCATTTCTCCCTATTGCGCGTGACCTCATGTTCGGCTTCGATTCTCAATCCACCTCAGAGGAACAAGAAGCAACCAAGTCACGCATTGGAACCGTGCAGACAGTTGCAGGTACCGGCGCAAACCACCTAGgtgccctcttcctcgcaaCGCACATGAAGCCCAAAACCGTCTGgctctccaacccctcctGGGCAAACCACCTCACAATTTGGGAACTTGCCGGCGTCCCGCGCAAAACATACCCCTACTATTCTGCCGCTACCCGCTCTTTCGACTTCGATGGCATGATGTCAACCCTTGAATCCGAGGCCCAAGAAGGCGAcgtcgtcctcctccacgccTGCGCCCACAACCCCACGGGTCTAGACCCCAACAAGGAACAATGGAAATACATTATCGACCTCTGTGAGCGCAAGGGaatcttccccttctttgACTCCGCCTACCAGGGCTTCGCGTCCGGGTCTGTAGACGAAGATGCATGGGCCGTGCGCTACGTCCTCAACGAGAAACCTCAGATGGAAATGTGCGTTGCGCAAAGTTTCTCCAAGAACTTTGGCCTCTACGGCCAGCGCGTCGGTGCATTTCACTACGTCCTTAACGAGGGCTCCCAAGACATCCGCGATACTGTCGTCAACAACCTCTGCCATCTCATTCGAGGCGAGTTCTCCATGGGCCCAACAGCCGGGTGTAGTCTTGTCAAGAAGATCCTCACAAGCCCTGAGCTTACTGCGCAATGGCACGGGGACCTCAAGGTCATGAGTTCACGCATCATCTCTATGCGGAAAGCCCTATACGATGAATTAGTTCGGCTCGGGACCCCCGGCACTTGGAAACATATTGTTGAACAG AACGGGATGTTCTCCTACACCGGCCTTACCCCCTCACAGGTCTATGCGCTCAAAGACAAGTATCATGTCTACCTTATCAAATCCGGCAGAGCCTCCATCAGCGGAT TGAGCCCTAAAAACGTCAACTACGTTGCCAGAGCAATCGACGAGGTCGTACGCAACATTAGCTGA
- the CHS5 gene encoding putative chitin biosynthesis protein (Chs5) (BUSCO:EOG092612CC;~COG:L;~EggNog:ENOG410PGHB;~InterPro:IPR031669,IPR036420,IPR003961,IPR001357, IPR031673,IPR013783,IPR036116;~PFAM:PF12738,PF00533,PF16892,PF16893;~go_function: GO:0005515 - protein binding [Evidence IEA];~go_function: GO:0046983 - protein dimerization activity [Evidence IEA]), translating into MLVSLTVGKVDAGVAVLLTQDNRLIEFPSVLLPNNITSGSIVDITVARNNAAEAASMASFQGLQKRILNTYGIKTPSPPILRLRNATQTSLVLEWDPIDLATASLKTLSLYRNGSKAGSIPRPHETRSTKISGLAIHSEYTFHLVLRTTAGTYQSEKLTCRTHKMTDLSGITVTTGILNDQRKDALGEALDRIGGRLIDSVRIDTTHFVCSEGRGPLWEKAVEMNIPVVVPEWVDACEAEGTIVSVRGYYLNADPKTRQLGPIHGSTQHQRTTSSIASPSRPSQSHSQSLSLPASQQEADQSAPEAPPTPFPGADMSGQPKAEDEENDSSKDSETPPPPPPKDEDSEASEMRTVASPEDKQEDEPKTNGETKSESAPLPTEDTEEEDSKAQDLSEKSDEQDHENGDDEKEEEGEEEKEILPSPKGGETGKSKEHSGESDFNEVPL; encoded by the exons ATGCTGGTCTCCTTGACCGTCGGAAAGGTCGACGCTGGTGTCGCTGTCCTGTTGACCCAAGACAACCGCCTG ATCGAATTCCCCTCGGTTCTCCTGCCTAACAATATTACCTCCGGAAGCATCGTTGATATTACCGTGGCGCGCAACAATGCTGCAGAAGCCGCCAGCATGGCCTCCTTCCAGGGCCTTCAAAAGCGCATTCTCAACACTTACGGCATCAAGACCCCTTCACCACCCATACTGCGGCTCCGCAACGCTACACAAACCTCCCTTGTTCTTGAATGGGACCCTATCGACCTGGCCACCGCATCCCTAAAGACCCTCTCGCTCTACCGCAATGGCTCCAAGGCTGGTTCTATTCCCCGGCCTCATGAGACGCGCAGCACCAAGATCAGTGGTCTCGCTATCCACTCTGAATACACATTCCATCTCGTTTTACGCACGACCGCAGGCACATACCAATCAGAGAAGTTGACTTGTCGGACACACAAGATGACAGACCTGTCTGGTATTACAGTGACCACTGGTATTCTCAACGACCAGCGGAAGGATGCTCTCGGTGAGGCTCTTGATCGCATTGGCGGAAGGCTCATCGACTCCGTCAGAATCGACACTACACACTTTGTCTGCTCGGAGGGCAGAGGCCCACTGTGGGAGAAGGCTGTCGAGATGAACATCCCAGTTGTGGTTCCTGAGTGGGTTGACGCTTGCGAGGCAGAGGGCACTATCGTTAGCGTAAGGGGCTATTACCTGAACGCCGACCCCAAGACCCGTCAACTTGGACCCATCCACGGCTCAACGCAGCACCAGCGCACGACTTCCTCTATAGCCTCTCCATCGCGCCCGTCTCAGTCTCACTCACAGTCCTTATCGCTTCCTGCAAGCCAACAAGAAGCAGATCAAAGTGCCCCTGAAGCGCCGCCAACCCCGTTCCCTGGAGCTGATATGAGTGGGCAGCCAAaggcagaagatgaagagaatgaTTCTTCAAAAGATTCAGAgacaccgccgcctccacctccaaaGGATGAAGACTCCGAAGCCAGTGAGATGCGGACAGTAGCATCGCCAGAGGACAAGCAGGAGGATGAGCCCAAAACTAACGGAGAAACCAAATCAGAGTCGGCGCCACTACCTACTGAAGataccgaggaagaggactcGAAAGCACAAGACCTGTCCGAGAAATCGGATGAACAAGATCACGAAAATGGAGATGAcgaaaaggaggaagaaggggaggaagaaaaggaaatcCTACCCAGTCCTAAAGGAGGTGAAACGGGAAAATCGAAGGAACATTCAGGGGAGTCAGATTTCAATGAAGTACCTCTCTAA
- the TIF11 gene encoding translation initiation complex factor eIF1A (BUSCO:EOG092652Y6;~COG:J;~EggNog:ENOG410PN1R;~InterPro:IPR001253,IPR006196,IPR018104,IPR012340;~PFAM:PF01176;~go_function: GO:0003723 - RNA binding [Evidence IEA];~go_function: GO:0003743 - translation initiation factor activity [Evidence IEA];~go_process: GO:0006413 - translational initiation [Evidence IEA]) has translation MPKNKGKGGKNRRRGKNENDNEKRELVFKEEGQEYAQVVKMLGNGRLEALCFDGEKRLAHIRGKLRKKVWINQGDIILLSLRDYQDEKGDVIMKYTADEARSLKAYGELPEHAKINETDTYGHEGFEDNVEFDEDRDSEEEKDVDIDEL, from the exons ATGCCCAAGAACAAGGGAAAG GGCGGTAAGAACCGTCGTCGCGGAaagaacgagaacgacaACGAGAAGCGTGAACTCGTATTCAAGGAAGAAGGCCAGGAGTATGCGCAGGTCGTGAAGATGCTCGGCAACGGCCGCCTGGAGGCACTCTGCTTCGACGGCGAAAAGCGACTCGCTCACATCCGTGGCAAGTTGAGAAAGAAGGTCTGGATCAACCAGGGCGATATCATCCTTCTCTCGCTGCGTGACTACCAAGACGAAAAGGGCGACGTCATCATGAAGTACACCGCCGACGAGGCCAGAAGTCTGAAGGCCTACGGCGAGCTGCCTGAGCACGCCAAGATCAACGAAACCGACACCTATGGTCACGAAGGTTTCGAGGACAACGTCGAGTTCGACGAGGACCGcgacagcgaagaagagaaggacgTCGATATCGACGAGCTCTAA
- the RPS30A gene encoding 40S ribosomal protein eS30 (COG:J;~EggNog:ENOG410PRTW;~InterPro:IPR006846;~PFAM:PF04758;~go_component: GO:0005840 - ribosome [Evidence IEA];~go_function: GO:0003735 - structural constituent of ribosome [Evidence IEA];~go_process: GO:0006412 - translation [Evidence IEA]), producing the protein MGKVHGSLARAGKVKSATPKVEPQEKKKLPKGRAMKRLKYTRRFVNVTMTGGKRKMNPNPGN; encoded by the exons ATGGGTAAGGTTCACGGATCTCTCGCCCGTGCGGGTAAGGTTAAGTCTGCCACTCCTAAG GTCGAGccccaggagaagaagaagctcccTAAGGGCCGCGCCATGAAGCGTCTGAAGTACACTCGTCGTTTCGTCAACGTTACCATGACCGGTGGCAAGCGGAAG ATGAACCCCAATCCCGGCAACTAG